The Henckelia pumila isolate YLH828 chromosome 2, ASM3356847v2, whole genome shotgun sequence genome includes a window with the following:
- the LOC140879723 gene encoding uncharacterized protein — protein MQSTEGLVPITRAFLASYYDKYPFTPLSDDIVRLSDQIHAAATDLLNDSSPTPGESLLVQEAERQPPHKIDENMWKNREQIEEILSLLDVSRWPTSLRQDSLVEDVELAAVVTRLQEKFKSALKTLENFQARNSEFVFNTVMTYLPQDFRGTIIRQQRERSERNKQAEVDALVNSGGSIHDRYDLLWRQQMERRRQLAQLGSATGVYKTLVKYLVGVPQVLLDFVKQINDDQGPMEEQRQRYGPPLYSLTRLVHNIRLFLALLWGHLEDRKLQKHQITILIEATDAYTSEISRFIEFIGEVLSNSPFFINAEDAGILEARNRDDCKEITVAAGLTHEVSLTVESVNSYIAWDFSVVQGKMNLDIGFSVECIDPSGKKTLILPYRRYESDQGNFCTCVSGNYKFIWDNSYSSFFKKVVRYKVDCIPPVVEPISAADQ, from the exons ATGCAATCGACGGAAGGATTGGTGCCCATAACGAGGGCATTTCTTGCTTCATACTACGATAAGTATCCGTTTACCCCGCTTTCCGACGATATTGTTCGCCTCTCCGATCAGATTCATGCTGCCGCCACTGATCTGCTAAATGACTCCTCACCTACCCCAG GAGAAAGTTTATTGGTGCAAGAAGCTGAGCGCCAGCCTCCACATAAAATTGATGAGAATATGTGGAAAAACAGGGAACAGATTGAAGAGATCCTTTCCTTGTTGGATGTCTCTCGTTGGCCCACTTCG CTTCGTCAAGATTCTTTAGTTGAAGATGTTGAACTCGCTGCTGTTGTTACGAGACTTCAAGAGAAATTCAAGTCTGCACTGAAGACATTGGAAAATTTTCAGGCTAGAAATTCTGAGTTTGTATTCAACACTG TTATGACATATTTGCCTCAAGATTTCCGAGGCACTATAATTAGGCAGCAAAGAGAGCGCTCCGAGAGGAATAAACAGGCAGAAGTTGATGCTTTAGTTAACTCTGGTGGAAGCATACATGATCGATATGACTTGCTGTGGAGACAACAGATGGAACG aagGAGACAGTTAGCTCAGCTTGGCTCTGCAACTGGTGTCTATAAAACACTAGTGAAGTACTTGGTAGGAGTGCCTCAG GTTCTGCTGGATTTTGTTAAGCAAATAAATGATGATCAAGG ACCCATGGAAGAGCAGCGACAACGATATGGACCACCTCTATACAGCCTTACAAGATTGGTTCATAACATTCGACTATTTCTTGCCCTACTGTGGGGGCATCTTGAAGATAGAAAACT gCAGAAACACCAGATAACTATTCTGATAGAAGCAACTGACGCTTACACTTCGGAAATCAGCAGATTTATCGAATTTATTGg GGAGGTTCTTTCGAACTCCCCCTTCTTTATTAATGCAGAGGATGCAGGTATATTAGAGGCCAG GAATAGAGATGACTGCAAGGAAATAACCGTTGCGGCGGGGCTAACTCACGAG GTGTCTTTAACAGTGGAATCTGTAAATTCATACATTGCTTGGGATTTCTCGGTGGTGCAGGGAAAAATGAATTTG GATATAGGATTCAGCGTGGAATGCATAGATCCCTCTGGAAAAAAGACG CTGATCTTGCCTTATCGACGCTATGAATCTGATCAA GGTAACTTCTGCACATGTGTATCCGGGAACTACAAGTTCATCTGGGATAACTCATACTCTTCCTTCTTTAAAAAG GTGGTACGATATAAGGTGGACTGTATACCGCCGGTCGTTGAACCGATTTCTGCGGCTGATCAGTAA
- the LOC140881153 gene encoding probable galacturonosyltransferase 7 isoform X2, with product MKGVVGGSAKRRWRNLVIPVVGLVVLSMLVPLVFLLGLHSGSHSNGDATHQRNSQPNPLRPIDQHDDAGKREKSEEFGNNSKRGGNDTGFSTPADLPKQGFSMPADLPKQAQPVINVGPVVKNYTGEHRRSADESDLICEFRFGSYCLWRREHKEKMEDAVVKRMKDLLFVARAYYPSIAKLPSFEKLSHEMKQTIQEFERVLSETTTDKDLPPGNGKRISKMEVVIAKAKSCPVDCNNVDKKFRQLVDMTEDESSFHMKQSAFLYQLAAQTMPKSLHCLSMRLTVECFRSSFDTEPALVEKFLNPDLYHYVVFSTNILASSVVINSTVMHAKKSEKHVFHLLTDRENYFAMKFWYFNNKYKEASVQVLNIEDMKLFDHHKVAPTLLSLPEEFRVSFRRVDEMSFSLSRTEYISMFSHSHYLLPKIFRTLEKVVVLEDDVVVQSDLSVLWNIDMGEKVNGAVQFCAVKLAQLKNYFSRNNIYENSCAWTSGINVIDLSRWRAHNISETYQRLVQEMGREEGTSETAALSASLLTFQGLVYALDDSWMLSGLGRNYGIDLESVNSAAMLHFDGNMKPWLELGIPKYRSFWKKFLNQQDSFLNDCNVNQ from the exons ATGAAGGGCGTGGTTGGAGGTTCGGCGAAGAGAAGATGGAGAAATCTGGTGATTCCGGTGGTTGGCCTCGTCGTCCTATCAATGCTCGTCCCACTCGTCTTCTTGCTCGGCCTCCACAGCGGTTCGCACTCCAACG GAGACGCCACTCATCAGCGGAATTCGCAACCT AATCCATTGAGACCTATTGACCAACACGATGATGCTGGGAAAAGAGAAAAATCAGAG GAATTTGGGAACAACTCCAAGAGAGGTGGGAATGATACAG GTTTTTCCACGCCAGCTGACTTGCCAAAACAAGGTTTTTCCATGCCAGCTGATTTGCCAAAACAAGCACAACCAGTAATT AATGTTGGACCTGTTGTCAAAAACTATACTGGGGAACATAGAAGAAGTGCTGATGAAAGCGATCTGATCTGTGAATTTAGATTTGGGAGTTATTGTTTATGGCGTCGAGAACATAAGGAAAAAATGGAAGATGCTGTGGTGAAGCGGATGAAGGACCTACTTTTTGTTGCTCGTGCTTACTATCCAAGTATTGCAAAACTTCCATCAtttgaaaaattgtctcatGAAATGAAGCAAACTATTCAGGAGTTTGAACGTGTTCTTAGCGAAACAACAACAGATAAAGATCTTCCCCCTGG GAATGGGAAGAGGATTTCTAAAATGGAGGTTGTGATTGCAAAAGCAAAATCATGTCCTGTTGATTGTAATAATGTTGATAAAAAATTTAGACAGCTAGTTGATATGACGGAGGATGAATCTAGTTTTCATATGAAGCAGAGTGCCTTCCTCTACCAACTTGCGGCTCAAACCATGCCAAAGAGTCTCCATTGTCTCTCAATGCGATTAACTGTTGAGTGTTTTAGATCTTCATTTGATACCGAGCCTGCGCTGGTTGAGAAATTTCTAAATCCGGATTTATACCACTACGTTGTGTTCTCCACGAATATACTTGCATCATCTGTTGTGATCAACTCAACCGTGATGCATGCGAAA aaaagtgagaaacatgtttTTCATCTGCTCACCGACAGGGAAAATTACTTCGCTATGAAGTTTTGGTATTTCAATAACAAGTATAAAGAAGCCTCAGTTCAGGTGCTGAACATTGAAGACATGAAGTTGTTTGACCATCATAAGGTGGCTCCGACGCTTCTATCATTGCCTGAAGAATTTCGTGTTTCATTTCGTAGGGTAGATGAAATGTCTTTTTCTCTATCTAGAACGGAATACATATCCATGTTTTCACATTCTCACTATCTCCTTCCTAAAATATTTCGTACTCTGGAGAAAGTTGTGGTTTTGGAAGATGACGTAGTTGTTCAGAGTGACTTGTCAGTCCTCTGGAACATTGACATGGGGGAAAAAGTGAATGGTGCCGTGCAATTCTGTGCAGTGAAGTTGGCTCAGCTGAAAAATTATTTCTCCAGAAACAATATTTATGAAAACTCTTGTGCTTGGACATCTGGCATAAATGTAATCGATTTATCTAGGTGGAGGGCACATAATATTTCAGAAACATATCAGAGGTTGGTGCAAGAG ATGGGCAGAGAAGAGGGAACATCCGAAACTGCTGCACTAAGTGCCAGCTTGCTCACCTTCCAAGGTTTAGTTTATGCTCTTGATGATAGTTGGATGCTATCTGGTCTAGGACGTAACTATGGCATCGATTTGGAGTCTGTCAATTCTGCAGCGATGTTGCATTTTGATGGAAACATGAAACCGTGGCTCGAACTTGGCATTCCCAAGTACAGAAGTTTTTGGAAAAAGTTCCTAAACCAACAAGATTCGTTCTTGAATGACTGTAATGTGAATCAATAG
- the LOC140881153 gene encoding probable galacturonosyltransferase 7 isoform X1, which yields MKGVVGGSAKRRWRNLVIPVVGLVVLSMLVPLVFLLGLHSGSHSNGDATHQRNSQPNPLRPIDQHDDAGKREKSEVHQSKHVNDLLERLAPTFPKEFGNNSKRGGNDTGFSTPADLPKQGFSMPADLPKQAQPVINVGPVVKNYTGEHRRSADESDLICEFRFGSYCLWRREHKEKMEDAVVKRMKDLLFVARAYYPSIAKLPSFEKLSHEMKQTIQEFERVLSETTTDKDLPPGNGKRISKMEVVIAKAKSCPVDCNNVDKKFRQLVDMTEDESSFHMKQSAFLYQLAAQTMPKSLHCLSMRLTVECFRSSFDTEPALVEKFLNPDLYHYVVFSTNILASSVVINSTVMHAKKSEKHVFHLLTDRENYFAMKFWYFNNKYKEASVQVLNIEDMKLFDHHKVAPTLLSLPEEFRVSFRRVDEMSFSLSRTEYISMFSHSHYLLPKIFRTLEKVVVLEDDVVVQSDLSVLWNIDMGEKVNGAVQFCAVKLAQLKNYFSRNNIYENSCAWTSGINVIDLSRWRAHNISETYQRLVQEMGREEGTSETAALSASLLTFQGLVYALDDSWMLSGLGRNYGIDLESVNSAAMLHFDGNMKPWLELGIPKYRSFWKKFLNQQDSFLNDCNVNQ from the exons ATGAAGGGCGTGGTTGGAGGTTCGGCGAAGAGAAGATGGAGAAATCTGGTGATTCCGGTGGTTGGCCTCGTCGTCCTATCAATGCTCGTCCCACTCGTCTTCTTGCTCGGCCTCCACAGCGGTTCGCACTCCAACG GAGACGCCACTCATCAGCGGAATTCGCAACCT AATCCATTGAGACCTATTGACCAACACGATGATGCTGGGAAAAGAGAAAAATCAGAG GTTCACCAATCTAAACATGTAAATGACCTTTTAGAAAGATTGGCCCCTACTTTTCCCAAG GAATTTGGGAACAACTCCAAGAGAGGTGGGAATGATACAG GTTTTTCCACGCCAGCTGACTTGCCAAAACAAGGTTTTTCCATGCCAGCTGATTTGCCAAAACAAGCACAACCAGTAATT AATGTTGGACCTGTTGTCAAAAACTATACTGGGGAACATAGAAGAAGTGCTGATGAAAGCGATCTGATCTGTGAATTTAGATTTGGGAGTTATTGTTTATGGCGTCGAGAACATAAGGAAAAAATGGAAGATGCTGTGGTGAAGCGGATGAAGGACCTACTTTTTGTTGCTCGTGCTTACTATCCAAGTATTGCAAAACTTCCATCAtttgaaaaattgtctcatGAAATGAAGCAAACTATTCAGGAGTTTGAACGTGTTCTTAGCGAAACAACAACAGATAAAGATCTTCCCCCTGG GAATGGGAAGAGGATTTCTAAAATGGAGGTTGTGATTGCAAAAGCAAAATCATGTCCTGTTGATTGTAATAATGTTGATAAAAAATTTAGACAGCTAGTTGATATGACGGAGGATGAATCTAGTTTTCATATGAAGCAGAGTGCCTTCCTCTACCAACTTGCGGCTCAAACCATGCCAAAGAGTCTCCATTGTCTCTCAATGCGATTAACTGTTGAGTGTTTTAGATCTTCATTTGATACCGAGCCTGCGCTGGTTGAGAAATTTCTAAATCCGGATTTATACCACTACGTTGTGTTCTCCACGAATATACTTGCATCATCTGTTGTGATCAACTCAACCGTGATGCATGCGAAA aaaagtgagaaacatgtttTTCATCTGCTCACCGACAGGGAAAATTACTTCGCTATGAAGTTTTGGTATTTCAATAACAAGTATAAAGAAGCCTCAGTTCAGGTGCTGAACATTGAAGACATGAAGTTGTTTGACCATCATAAGGTGGCTCCGACGCTTCTATCATTGCCTGAAGAATTTCGTGTTTCATTTCGTAGGGTAGATGAAATGTCTTTTTCTCTATCTAGAACGGAATACATATCCATGTTTTCACATTCTCACTATCTCCTTCCTAAAATATTTCGTACTCTGGAGAAAGTTGTGGTTTTGGAAGATGACGTAGTTGTTCAGAGTGACTTGTCAGTCCTCTGGAACATTGACATGGGGGAAAAAGTGAATGGTGCCGTGCAATTCTGTGCAGTGAAGTTGGCTCAGCTGAAAAATTATTTCTCCAGAAACAATATTTATGAAAACTCTTGTGCTTGGACATCTGGCATAAATGTAATCGATTTATCTAGGTGGAGGGCACATAATATTTCAGAAACATATCAGAGGTTGGTGCAAGAG ATGGGCAGAGAAGAGGGAACATCCGAAACTGCTGCACTAAGTGCCAGCTTGCTCACCTTCCAAGGTTTAGTTTATGCTCTTGATGATAGTTGGATGCTATCTGGTCTAGGACGTAACTATGGCATCGATTTGGAGTCTGTCAATTCTGCAGCGATGTTGCATTTTGATGGAAACATGAAACCGTGGCTCGAACTTGGCATTCCCAAGTACAGAAGTTTTTGGAAAAAGTTCCTAAACCAACAAGATTCGTTCTTGAATGACTGTAATGTGAATCAATAG